The following coding sequences lie in one Sorghum bicolor cultivar BTx623 chromosome 6, Sorghum_bicolor_NCBIv3, whole genome shotgun sequence genomic window:
- the LOC8067771 gene encoding electron transfer flavoprotein subunit beta, mitochondrial: MKILVAVKRVVDYAVKVRVRPDRTGVETANVKMSMNPFCEIAVEEALRLREAGAAAEVVAATVGPAQSADTLRTALAMGADRAVHVLHDPDPARPLLPLAVAKILRAVALQEKPGLVILGKQAIDDDCNQTGQMLAGLLQWPQGTFASKVILDTEKQKATVEREVDGGIETICLDLPAVITTDLRLNQPRYATLPNIMKAKSKVIKKVAPGDLGVDIRSDMEVIEVNEPPKRKAGVILSSVDELLDKLKNEAGVL; the protein is encoded by the exons atgaagATCCTGGTCGCGGTGAAGCGGGTGGTGGACTACGCCGTCAAGGTGCGCGTGAGGCCCGACCGGACGGGCGTGGAGACGGCCAACGTCAAGATGTCGATGAACCCCTTCTGCGAGATCGCCGTCGAGGAGGCGCTCCGGCTCCGCgaggccggcgccgccgccgaggtcGTCGCCGCCACCGTCGGCCCCGCCCAGTCCGCCGACACGCTCCGCACCGCGCTCGCCATGGGCGCCGACCGCGCCGTCCACGTGCTCCACGACCCGGACCCCGCGCGGCCCCTCCTCCCGCTCGCCGTCGCCAAGATCCTCCGCGCCGTCGCGCTCCAGGAGAAGCCCGGACTCGTCATCCTCGGCAAGCAG GCAATTGATGACGATTGCAACCAAACTGGACAAATGCTAGCTGGATTGCTTCAGTGGCCACAAGGAACCTTTGCCTCCAAG GTTATATTGGACACAGAAAAACAAAAAGCTACTGTTGAGCGAGAAGTTGATGGTGGAATTGAAACCATCTGCCTTGATTTGCCAGCAGTGATCAC CACGGATTTGAGACTTAACCAGCCAAGATATGCAACTTTGCCCAACATAATGAAGGCAAAATCCAAAGTTATTAAGAAAGTCGCCCCTGGAGACCTCGGTGTAGATATTAGATCAGACATGGAGGTCATTGAGGTCAATGAACCACCAAAACGGAAAGCAGGGGTGATACTTTCATCTGTTGACGAACTCCTTGACAAGTTAAAAAATGAAGCAGGTGTCTTGTAA